From a single Oreochromis niloticus isolate F11D_XX linkage group LG4, O_niloticus_UMD_NMBU, whole genome shotgun sequence genomic region:
- the tmem220 gene encoding transmembrane protein 220: protein MGEVCKERKPWLRVVWQICNVFMCLFFALASYVQINDPDAGLWMAGYGVPAVLCACIVVKPHVTETLPWRRVADLHVMISSAISAMLGWTLYKERITQIFQKEEGREFSGLVLTAFWLLLCRHSGRAPVGMLRVSTAAAITVFPFVAWLYYHINKDLRSDWPSHCTTAI, encoded by the exons ATGGGAGAAGTTTGTAAGGAGAGGAAGCCGTGGCTTCGTGTTGTTTGGCAAATCTGCAacgttttcatgtgtttgttcttCGCTCTGGCGTCGTACGTTCAG ATCAATGATCCAGATGCAGGTTTATGGATG GCTGGTTACGGCGTCCCTGCTGTTCTGTGTGCGTGTATTGTTGTGAAGCCTCATGTGACAG agACTTTGCCCTGGAGGCGTGTTGCTGACCTTCATGTGATGATTTCCAGTGCGATCAGTGCCATGTTGGGATGGACGCTGTACAAAGAGCGAATCACACAGATCTTTCAGAAGGAGGAGGGCAG AGAATTTTCAGGTCTCGTTTTGACTGCATTTTGGCTCCTCCTGTGTCGCCATTCTGGAAG AGCTCCTGTCGGGATGCTCCGAGTCTCCACAGCTGCTGCCATCACAGTCTTCCCATTTGTGGCCTGGCTTTATTACCACATCAACAAGGATCTGAGATCAGACTGGCCTTCACACTGTACAACTGCGATTTAG
- the sco1 gene encoding protein SCO1 homolog, mitochondrial — protein MALSVLYHSLGCRLLHSRVLQSPAKLTLGALPRQSALKHTLSPQRTHSYLMNVSQRHTCRATQWKNQHSLRTFSSMPPPPSSGDKPKKSGPVTWKSLAVTFAIGGALLGGMKYFKKEKEEMIEKERNKSIGKPALGGPFSLIDHNNKPTKSEDFLGQWILIYFGFTHCPDICPDELEKMIEVVDEIDKIKTLPNLTPILITIDPDRDTPEALATYVKEFSPKLIGLTGTTAQINEVSRAYRVYFSQGPKDEDNDYIVDHTIIMYLVGPDGEFVDYFGQNKRSVEITNSIAAHMRRFKKGK, from the exons ATGGCTCTGAGTGTGCTGTATCACAGCCTGGGCTGCCGGCTGCTTCATAGCAGAGTCTTACAGAGTCCGGCGAAGCTCACGCTCGGCGCTTTACCGAGACAGTCGGCCCTGAAACACACGCTGTCCCCGCAGAGAACTCACTCCTACCTG ATGAATGTGAGTCAGCGGCACACCTGCAGAGCAACGCAATGGAAGAATCAACACAGCTTAAGAACATTTTCCTCGAtgcctcctccaccctcatcaGGAGATAAGCCAAAGAAGTCTGGG CCTGTGACGTGGAAATCGTTAGCAGTAACGTTTGCCATTGGTGGTGCGCTGCTCGGAGGGATGAAATATttcaagaaagaaaaggaagaaa TGATTGAAAAAGAGAGGAACAAGTCAATAGGGAAGCCGGCACTGGGAGGCCCGTTCTCACTCATCGACCACAACAACAAGCCCACCAAGAGTGAGGACTTCCTCGGCCAGTGGATCCTCATCTACTTCGGGTTCACTCACTGCCCCGACATCTGCCCCGATGAACTGGAGAAGATGATCGAAGTAGTGGATGAAATAG ACAAAATAAAAACGTTGCCAAACTTGACGCCGATCCTCATCACCATCGACCCCGACAGGGACACACCCGAGGCCTTAGCTACATATGTGAAAG AGTTTTCCCCAAAGCTGATTGGTCTGACGGGAACGACGGCTCAGATCAATGAAGTTTCCAGAGCGTACAGAGTGTACTTCAGTCAGGGGCCAAAGGATGAAGACAACGACTACATC GTCGATCACACAATCATCATGTACCTCGTGGGACCCGACGGAGAGTTCGTGGATTATTTCGGACAGAACAAAAGAAGTGTGGAGATCACCAACTCGATAGCGGCACACATGAGGAGGTTCAAGAAGGGAAAATGA